From the genome of Acinetobacter lwoffii, one region includes:
- a CDS encoding methyltransferase family protein: MNHAESAYGLWWLVIINSAIFIMFAFSFFKPATARDWRTFSAFSAFIIALFVEMYGFPLTIYLLSGWLQTRFPELDLLSHNSGHLWSTLLGEKGDPHFGILHIASYIFLGYGFYLLSSAWNVLYHAQRHHQLAVTGPYARIRHPQYVAFILILLGFLLQWPTLLTLIMFPILLLMYSRLAIKEEAEMSKQFGAVYDSYAQQTPRFIPKFGHKTTFP; encoded by the coding sequence ATGAATCATGCGGAATCGGCCTATGGTCTGTGGTGGCTCGTCATCATAAATTCGGCAATTTTCATTATGTTTGCCTTCAGTTTTTTTAAACCCGCCACAGCACGAGACTGGCGTACTTTTAGCGCTTTCTCTGCTTTCATCATTGCATTGTTTGTCGAGATGTATGGTTTCCCTTTAACCATTTACCTGTTGTCAGGCTGGCTACAAACTCGCTTTCCTGAACTTGATTTGCTGTCGCATAACTCAGGTCACTTATGGTCAACGCTACTGGGTGAAAAGGGTGATCCACATTTTGGCATTCTGCACATCGCGAGTTATATTTTTTTGGGCTATGGTTTCTATTTACTGTCATCAGCATGGAACGTGTTGTACCACGCACAACGTCATCACCAATTGGCAGTAACCGGACCCTATGCGCGCATACGTCACCCCCAATACGTGGCTTTTATCTTGATCTTGCTGGGGTTTTTATTGCAATGGCCAACTTTACTGACACTGATTATGTTTCCAATCTTACTCTTAATGTACAGCCGCTTGGCAATTAAGGAAGAGGCTGAAATGAGTAAACAGTTTGGCGCTGTCTATGACAGCTATGCTCAACAGACTCCGAGATTTATTCCAAAATTCGGCCATAAAACCACTTTTCCATAA
- a CDS encoding DUF2933 domain-containing protein — protein MNHQPQEHNSVPNFWSTRYAIGLFVIGGVAAYFLLTEHLAHVVGVLPFLLLLACPLMHIFMHGGHGHHHHQQKNPDTSDNKKSREPGDPS, from the coding sequence ATGAACCATCAACCTCAAGAACATAATTCAGTACCTAACTTTTGGTCTACACGTTATGCCATCGGCCTATTCGTGATTGGTGGTGTGGCAGCCTATTTTCTCTTAACCGAGCATTTGGCCCATGTCGTTGGTGTTTTACCCTTTTTACTCCTTTTAGCATGCCCACTCATGCATATTTTTATGCATGGTGGTCATGGACATCACCATCATCAACAGAAAAATCCAGACACATCAGATAATAAAAAATCACGCGAACCAGGAGACCCCTCATGA